DNA sequence from the Candidatus Limnocylindrales bacterium genome:
CCTTGGCTGCTCCAAGGCGGGCGTGGTCCCGGTGCCTCTCAACTACCGCCTGGCCGGCCCTGAGTTGGCCTACATCATCGGAGACGCCGGCGCGCGCCTGCTGCTGGCGTCGGCCGAGTACGTGGGCCTGCTCGACGAGATCCGGCCCGAGCTGATCACGGTGGAGAGGTACGTGGCCATCGACGCGCCGGAAGCGGCGGGCTGGGAAGACTTCCGCTCGATGGTCGCCTCGGGGTCGGCCGCCGAGCCCGAGCGCTGGATCGACGAGGAGAGCGACGTCTACCAGATGTACACCAGCGGGACGACGGGCCGTCCCAAGGGCGCGATCCTCACCCACCGCGCGGTGACCGCACAGATGGCGCAGATCGAGGCGGTGTTTCCCATGACGCGCGGCGAGCGCTTCCTCGTCGTTGCGCCGATGTACCACGCCGCTGCCGCGGCCACCTCGTTCAAGGCGCTGTCGGCCGGCGCCGCCATGAACATCCACGCCGACTTCAGTCCCGACGCCGTCATCGACGCGCTGTCGAGCCAGGGCATCACACGAGTGACGCTGGTGCCCGCGATGATCCAGGCCTGCCTGCTGACGGTTCCCGACGTGGCCGCGCGCGACTACGGCAGCCTCAAAGTGATCACGTACGGCGCGTCGCCAATCGCCGAGCAGGTGCTGCGCCGGGCGATGGAAGTGTTCGGCTGCGACTTCGCGCAGGGCTACGGCATGACCGAGACCACGGCCGTGCTGACGTATCTCGAGCCCGACGATCATCGCCGCGCGCTCGCCGAAAAGCCCGAGCTGCTGCTGTCGGCCGGGCGGCCGATCCCCGGCACGCACGTTCGCATCGTCGACGAGAACGAAGAGGAGGTGCCGCGCGGAACCATCGGCGAGATCGTGGCACGTGGCCCGCAGATGATGCGCGGCTACTGGAACCTTCCCGAGGCCTCCGCCGAGACGCTGAAGGACGGCTGGCTGCACACCGGC
Encoded proteins:
- a CDS encoding long-chain-fatty-acid--CoA ligase; translation: MRVHDYLDYHARRRPQADFAVDAHQRITYGEARERANRLANALIAADLRAGDRIAFLSKNSADYPLVFLGCSKAGVVPVPLNYRLAGPELAYIIGDAGARLLLASAEYVGLLDEIRPELITVERYVAIDAPEAAGWEDFRSMVASGSAAEPERWIDEESDVYQMYTSGTTGRPKGAILTHRAVTAQMAQIEAVFPMTRGERFLVVAPMYHAAAAATSFKALSAGAAMNIHADFSPDAVIDALSSQGITRVTLVPAMIQACLLTVPDVAARDYGSLKVITYGASPIAEQVLRRAMEVFGCDFAQGYGMTETTAVLTYLEPDDHRRALAEKPELLLSAGRPIPGTHVRIVDENEEEVPRGTIGEIVARGPQMMRGYWNLPEASAETLKDGWLHTGDAGVMDEEGFVYLQDRLKDMIVSGGENVYPREVENVLFEHPAVADAAVLGVPDQKWGEAVKAVVVLRSGATATAEELVEFCRGRLAGYKRPRSVDFVETLPRNPSGKVLKRELREKYWAGHSRRVS